In Ostrea edulis chromosome 4, xbOstEdul1.1, whole genome shotgun sequence, a single window of DNA contains:
- the LOC125669045 gene encoding vesicular acetylcholine transporter-like produces the protein MESGLELVREKCGRFLQFMNDRINDPVQQRRLVLIIVCIALLLDNMLYMVIVPIIPLYLDKYFDNDDEIGRSSIANDSVLYNYTDSYNVTLANITTILPTTTTKKPLAYAEGGGAIGVLFASKAIVQFFINPFTGALIDRIGYDRPLMIGLSVMFFSTIAFAFGESYTMLFVARSLQGVGSAFADTSGLAMIADRFRDDSERTKALGIAQAFISFGCLVAPPFGGVLFEFAGKVVPFIFLSCLCLIDGILLLFVMKPMRKEREITQEEGLKGTPIYRLLIDPYIAVAAGALAMSNVSLAFLEPTIALWMQGTMDAAEWEIGFVWLPAFLPYIGGVYLTVKLARNYPKYQWLVSCVGLVIEGTCCLFIPFCTQFFVVLFPIMGLCLGIALVDTAILPTLGYLVDLRYVSIYGSVYAIADISYSVAYALGPVMAGQIVQSIGFLWLNVAIFLSNVLYAPMLLCLRTIYLYKPVEDERDVLIEDPPSKHYNTYIQNGGLSNGNLKEVGNVEGQNHLKWETFEDNNRTSVNATHAEMDSYEPKENGASFSFYYKR, from the coding sequence ATGGAGTCTGGACTGGAATTGGTACGTGAGAAATGTGGTCGTTTCCTTCAGTTCATGAACGATAGGATTAACGATCCTGTCCAACAGAGACGCCTAGTCCTCATCATCGTGTGTATCGCCTTGCTGTTAGATAATATGCTATATATGGTCATCGTGCCTATCATTCCTCTCTATCTGGATAAATATTTTGACAACGACGACGAGATAGGAAGGAGTAGTATCGCAAACGATTCAGTGCTATATAACTACACCGATTCTTATAACGTAACCCTCGCTAACATAACAACCATTCTACCCACCACCACAACGAAAAAGCCATTGGCCTATGCCGAAGGAGGGGGTGCAATCGGTGTCCTTTTTGCATCAAAAGCCATAGTACAATTCTTCATTAATCCATTCACTGGAGCTTTAATAGACAGAATAGGATATGATCGACCTCTAATGATTGGATTATCTGTCATGTTTTTCTCCACCATTGCTTTCGCTTTCGGTGAGAGTTATACCATGCTTTTCGTAGCTAGAAGCTTGCAAGGTGTTGGTTCTGCATTTGCCGATACTTCTGGTCTCGCTATGATTGCCGATAGATTTCGAGATGACTCGGAACGTACCAAGGCTCTAGGAATAGCCCAGGCTTTCATATCGTTTGGTTGTCTTGTTGCCCCACCTTTTGGTGGTGTTCTTTTCGAGTTCGCTGGAAAGGTTGttccatttatatttctttcttgCTTGTGTTTGATAGATGGCATCCTCCTTCTATTCGTCATGAAACCTATGAGAAAAGAAAGAGAGATTACACAGGAGGAGGGTCTTAAAGGCACCCCGATATACAGGCTGTTGATAGATCCATACATTGCAGTTGCTGCGGGAGCTCTTGCCATGTCCAACGTGTCTCTAGCGTTCTTAGAACCAACCATTGCTCTTTGGATGCAAGGCACCATGGATGCTGCTGAATGGGAAATCGGTTTTGTTTGGCTTCCTGCCTTCTTACCATATATCGGGGGAGTTTACTTGACCGTAAAACTCGCCAGGAACTATCCGAAATATCAGTGGCTCGTTAGTTGCGTGGGTCTTGTGATCGAAGGAACATGTTGTCTTTTTATCCCCTTTTGTACACAATTTTTCGTGGTACTGTTTCCAATTATGGGACTGTGTTTAGGTATAGCGCTTGTTGATACAGCTATTTTACCCACTCTAGGCTACCTGGTTGATCTGAGATATGTATCAATATACGGAAGTGTTTATGCTATTGCCGATATATCATATTCCGTGGCTTATGCGCTTGGACCCGTTATGGCTGGCCAGATTGTACAGTCGATCGGGTTTCTGTGGCTTAATGTGGCTATATTTCTCAGTAATGTTCTGTACGCGCCAATGCTTCTGTGTTTACggactatatatttgtataaaccTGTTGAAGATGAGCGGGACGTTCTGATCGAGGACCCGCCGTCTAAGCACTACAACACCTATATACAAAATGGCGGGTTATCTAATGGAAACCTGAAAGAAGTCGGAAATGTTGAAGGCCAGAATCACTTAAAGTGGGAAACGTTCGAGGATAATAACAGAACTTCTGTGAATGCGACACATGCAGAAATGGACAGTTATGAACCAAAAGAAAACGGCGCGTCGTTCTCCTTTTATTACAAACGCTGA